A stretch of the Rhizomicrobium sp. genome encodes the following:
- a CDS encoding VOC family protein, translating to MPNHVKFFSIMVDDDVRARKFYETVFGWRFEDWGPPGFYLIRGAGLEGSLHTRREPLTGTGYRAFEITVGVDDVDEIARRVSAAGGTITMPKMRIETVGELLYFDDPEGNRVGAMKYDAAYEAQRRAS from the coding sequence ATGCCCAACCACGTGAAGTTCTTCTCCATCATGGTCGACGACGATGTCCGCGCCCGCAAATTCTACGAAACCGTGTTCGGCTGGCGCTTCGAGGATTGGGGGCCGCCCGGCTTCTACCTGATCCGCGGCGCCGGCCTCGAAGGCTCGCTGCACACGCGGCGGGAGCCGCTCACCGGCACCGGCTACCGCGCCTTCGAGATCACCGTCGGGGTCGACGACGTCGACGAGATCGCGCGCCGGGTGAGCGCTGCGGGCGGCACCATCACCATGCCGAAGATGCGCATCGAGACGGTGGGCGAGCTGCTCTACTTCGACGACCCGGAGGGCAACCGGGTCGGCGCGATGAAATACGACGCCGCCTACGAAGCGCAGCGGCGCGCGTCGTGA
- a CDS encoding class I SAM-dependent methyltransferase, whose amino-acid sequence MSVLDDPALEAFLDALHARSEGQTDAIEGYFRRRIADGTLSWDGFDGESNAFFADKMVALEKVKAEYCYLLCRALNARRVVECGTSFGVSTLYLAAALRDNAAASGAEDGSGAVVIATEYEPVKARAARRNFETAGLAAFVDLREGDLRETLRAIPGPVDFVLLDIWTEAVMPAMARIAPHLRPGSVVVADNTVSARRGYDAYFAFIADPANRLRSMTLPFEGGLEVTVRI is encoded by the coding sequence GTGAGCGTGCTGGACGATCCGGCGCTGGAAGCCTTCCTCGACGCGCTGCACGCCCGAAGCGAAGGCCAGACCGACGCGATCGAAGGCTATTTCCGCCGCCGCATCGCCGACGGCACGCTGAGCTGGGACGGTTTCGACGGCGAGAGCAACGCCTTCTTCGCCGACAAGATGGTGGCGCTGGAGAAGGTCAAGGCGGAGTATTGCTATCTGCTCTGCCGGGCGCTGAACGCAAGGCGCGTCGTGGAATGCGGCACCTCTTTCGGCGTCTCGACGCTCTATCTCGCCGCCGCGCTGCGCGACAACGCCGCCGCGTCCGGTGCCGAAGACGGATCGGGCGCCGTCGTCATCGCCACCGAATACGAACCGGTGAAGGCGCGGGCCGCGCGCCGCAATTTCGAAACCGCGGGACTTGCCGCCTTCGTCGATCTGCGCGAAGGCGATCTCAGGGAGACGCTGCGCGCGATCCCAGGCCCGGTCGATTTCGTGCTGCTCGACATCTGGACCGAGGCGGTGATGCCCGCGATGGCGCGGATCGCGCCGCATCTGCGGCCGGGCTCGGTCGTCGTCGCCGACAACACCGTGTCCGCCCGCCGCGGCTACGACGCCTATTTCGCTTTCATCGCCGATCCCGCGAACCGGCTGCGCAGCATGACGCTGCCTTTCGAAGGCGGCTTGGAGGTGACGGTGCGGATCTAG
- a CDS encoding serine hydrolase domain-containing protein, translated as MDIDGTVAKGFEKLRDAFAEGQAADEGGAQLCVYRRGEKVVDLWGGRDTARDRPYTDLSLTVCFSVSKGATATMAHMLAERGLLDFDAPVARYWPEFAQNGKAQMPVADLLAHRAGLFGFDPAAGMGPRDLLDWERCTTALAAMAPLWEPGTAYMYHAVTYGFLVGEVIRRITGKMPGDFFAEEIAGPLGLDLWIGLPAGEEARVAPHFSSRKGLDPEQMKLLAAGLGIDAESAVAQTFFAAMTSMTEGMALLNSRDGHAAQIPAANMIGNAASLARMYAATIGPVDGVRLLRPESIARATVPQTDGLSAPGDFALLRSPSPLRYGLGYQLTRAFAPMLGEGSFGHDGAGGRIGFAHLGRGVAVGYVGNNMLWDGMSGPDARWLPWTAALREAIGM; from the coding sequence ATGGATATCGACGGTACCGTCGCAAAGGGCTTCGAGAAGCTTCGCGATGCTTTCGCGGAAGGCCAGGCGGCGGACGAAGGCGGGGCGCAGCTTTGCGTCTATCGGCGCGGCGAGAAGGTCGTCGACCTGTGGGGCGGCCGCGACACCGCGCGGGACCGTCCGTATACGGACCTCAGCCTCACGGTCTGCTTCTCGGTCAGCAAGGGCGCGACGGCGACGATGGCGCATATGCTGGCGGAGCGCGGCCTGCTCGATTTCGACGCGCCGGTGGCGCGCTACTGGCCCGAGTTCGCGCAGAACGGCAAGGCGCAGATGCCGGTGGCGGACCTGCTGGCGCATCGCGCGGGACTGTTCGGCTTCGATCCGGCGGCGGGGATGGGGCCGCGCGACCTGCTGGACTGGGAGCGCTGCACCACCGCGCTGGCGGCGATGGCGCCGCTGTGGGAGCCGGGCACGGCGTATATGTACCACGCGGTGACCTATGGCTTCCTGGTCGGCGAGGTCATCCGGCGCATCACCGGCAAGATGCCCGGCGATTTCTTCGCCGAGGAGATCGCCGGGCCGCTGGGGCTCGACCTGTGGATCGGCCTGCCGGCCGGCGAGGAGGCGCGGGTCGCGCCGCATTTCTCGAGCCGCAAGGGGCTCGATCCCGAGCAGATGAAACTGCTGGCGGCCGGACTCGGCATCGACGCGGAAAGCGCTGTGGCACAGACGTTTTTCGCGGCGATGACCAGCATGACGGAGGGCATGGCGCTGCTCAATTCGCGCGACGGCCACGCAGCGCAGATCCCGGCCGCGAACATGATCGGCAATGCCGCGTCGCTGGCGCGGATGTATGCCGCGACGATCGGACCGGTCGACGGGGTGCGGCTGCTCAGGCCGGAAAGCATCGCGCGTGCGACGGTGCCGCAGACCGACGGGCTGAGCGCCCCGGGCGACTTCGCGCTGCTGCGGAGTCCGTCGCCGCTGCGCTACGGGCTGGGCTATCAGCTGACGCGGGCCTTCGCGCCGATGCTGGGCGAGGGCTCGTTCGGCCATGACGGAGCGGGCGGACGGATCGGCTTCGCCCATCTGGGACGCGGCGTCGCCGTCGGCTATGTCGGAAACAACATGCTGTGGGACGGGATGAGCGGCCCCGATGCGCGCTGGCTGCCCTGGACCGCGGCGCTGCGCGAAGCGATCGGGATGTAG
- a CDS encoding serine hydrolase domain-containing protein, with protein MDCSGTVAPGFERVGAAFAAAQAGDAGGAQLCVYRHGEPVVDLWAGRDKVHDRPYTDETLVILMSASKGVTATLAHVLADRGRLDLDAPVARYWPDFAQNGKADITVSHLLTHSSGLVNFEADSGFAVEDMCDWDKCVGLLERMAPLWAPGTAFAYHALTYGFLVGETIARAMGKPFAQVFADEIAGPLGIELWFGLPAREEHRVAPHFLPGKPFDMARLVARQKELGVDFDTRLGRAMAAQSLRTFPDFDVLNTRAAHAAVIPAGGGIGTARALARLYAATIGAVDGVRLFGADTMERARAWRTEGLTAPGDFAKLPGAGAMRLGLGYELDGPVSPKLGPGSFGHSGAGGRLGFAHPESGFAVGYVCNHMLWDSMKPDPRWVGWHAALGEIVAG; from the coding sequence ATGGATTGCAGCGGCACGGTCGCCCCGGGTTTCGAGCGCGTGGGCGCGGCGTTCGCGGCGGCGCAGGCGGGCGATGCCGGCGGGGCGCAGCTTTGCGTCTACCGCCATGGCGAGCCCGTCGTCGACCTGTGGGCCGGGCGCGACAAGGTCCATGACCGTCCCTATACGGACGAAACCCTCGTCATCCTGATGTCGGCGAGCAAGGGCGTCACCGCGACGCTGGCGCATGTGCTGGCGGACCGCGGCCGCCTCGACCTCGACGCGCCGGTGGCGCGCTACTGGCCGGACTTCGCGCAGAACGGCAAGGCCGACATCACCGTCTCGCACCTGCTGACGCACAGCTCCGGGCTGGTGAATTTCGAGGCCGACAGCGGCTTCGCGGTCGAGGACATGTGCGACTGGGACAAATGCGTCGGCCTGCTGGAGCGCATGGCGCCGCTGTGGGCGCCGGGCACCGCCTTCGCCTATCACGCACTGACCTATGGCTTCCTCGTCGGCGAGACGATCGCGCGCGCCATGGGTAAGCCGTTCGCACAGGTCTTCGCGGACGAGATCGCCGGGCCGCTGGGCATCGAATTGTGGTTCGGGCTGCCGGCGCGCGAGGAGCATCGCGTGGCGCCGCATTTCCTGCCGGGAAAGCCGTTCGACATGGCGCGGCTGGTGGCGCGGCAGAAGGAATTGGGCGTCGATTTCGACACCCGGCTCGGACGCGCGATGGCGGCGCAGAGCCTGCGGACCTTTCCGGACTTCGACGTGCTGAACACGCGCGCGGCCCACGCCGCCGTCATCCCGGCGGGCGGCGGGATCGGGACGGCGCGGGCGCTTGCCAGGCTCTATGCGGCGACCATCGGCGCGGTCGACGGCGTGCGGCTGTTCGGGGCCGACACGATGGAGCGGGCGCGCGCCTGGCGCACCGAGGGACTCACCGCTCCGGGCGATTTCGCCAAGCTGCCGGGCGCGGGCGCGATGCGGCTGGGGCTCGGCTATGAGCTCGACGGCCCGGTCTCGCCGAAGCTGGGGCCGGGCTCGTTCGGACATTCGGGCGCCGGCGGACGGCTGGGCTTCGCGCATCCGGAAAGCGGCTTCGCGGTGGGCTATGTCTGCAATCACATGCTGTGGGATTCGATGAAGCCCGACCCGCGCTGGGTGGGATGGCACGCGGCGCTGGGGGAGATCGTAGCGGGCTGA
- a CDS encoding arginine deiminase family protein, with translation MRVFDFDSAIVRTPGRSVVHGLRDDPRAVPDYDRVLAEHAAYVAALGAAGVAVEILPPLEAFPDSMFVEDPALAFGAGAILLRPGAPTRLGEADALRPTLAGRFPRLLALGDGEFADGGDVLVTPDTVFIGLSARTTARGAAALVAHLETLGARGRIVATPPGILHFKTAVSLLDDRTLLATAPMAAAGPFAGFDIVTTADGEDAAANALRVNGTVFLGAHFPRTADRLARRGYAVVPLPVTEIGKLDAGLSCMSLRWHS, from the coding sequence ATGCGCGTCTTCGATTTCGACTCCGCGATCGTCCGCACGCCCGGCCGCAGCGTCGTCCACGGCCTGCGCGACGATCCGCGCGCCGTGCCGGATTACGATCGCGTCCTCGCCGAGCACGCCGCCTATGTCGCCGCCCTGGGCGCCGCCGGCGTCGCGGTCGAGATCCTGCCGCCGCTCGAGGCTTTCCCCGATTCGATGTTCGTCGAGGATCCCGCCCTGGCGTTCGGCGCCGGCGCGATCCTGCTGCGCCCCGGCGCGCCGACGCGCCTGGGCGAGGCCGACGCGCTGCGTCCCACGCTGGCGGGCCGCTTTCCCCGGCTGCTCGCGCTCGGCGACGGCGAATTCGCCGATGGCGGCGACGTTCTCGTCACGCCCGATACCGTCTTCATCGGTCTTTCGGCCCGCACCACTGCGCGCGGCGCCGCCGCCCTGGTCGCGCATCTCGAAACGCTCGGCGCCAGGGGCCGCATCGTCGCGACCCCGCCGGGCATCCTCCATTTCAAGACCGCCGTCTCGCTGCTCGACGACCGGACCCTGCTGGCGACCGCACCGATGGCCGCGGCCGGACCTTTCGCCGGCTTCGACATCGTCACGACGGCGGACGGGGAAGACGCCGCCGCCAACGCGCTGCGCGTCAACGGCACGGTCTTCCTCGGGGCGCATTTCCCGCGCACCGCCGACCGTCTGGCGCGGCGCGGCTATGCCGTGGTGCCCCTTCCGGTGACCGAGATCGGCAAGCTCGACGCCGGACTCTCCTGCATGTCGCTGCGCTGGCACAGCTGA
- a CDS encoding DUF1186 domain-containing protein — protein sequence MGDGDADSRIAHYTATPAPEKSGDRAGIGEQDERMDGTEKAELEAIRDAVRRRFPVATIIEALGSGDKPANAVLGAAVLLAAEIAPALLAAVEQAATGEALSPRQSWLAFYGLHILGGARDARVFAPLIRILHLPEDTLYTLLGDALTETVKHVAIGAFDGRAHLLFDLIADRSANEYARREMFGVLAFLAFEGRIEIAEAKRFILRFDEERLAPEGDMAWCGWEEAIALLGFRDLVPRVEAAWRDRRPPQGFSEPKYFLRDLKRAETAWGKVDRFVDGHNLRYIEDIAEELAWVSHADGGTEDASGRDADDFGAVENGGEPYVNPLRGIGRNDPCPCGSGKKAKRCCLGG from the coding sequence TTGGGCGACGGCGATGCCGATTCGCGCATCGCGCATTATACTGCAACGCCGGCGCCGGAAAAATCGGGCGATCGCGCCGGCATTGGAGAGCAGGACGAGCGGATGGACGGAACGGAAAAGGCCGAGCTGGAAGCTATACGCGATGCGGTGCGCCGCCGGTTCCCCGTCGCGACGATCATCGAAGCGCTAGGCTCGGGCGACAAGCCGGCGAACGCCGTGCTGGGCGCTGCCGTCCTGCTCGCGGCCGAGATCGCGCCGGCCCTGTTGGCCGCCGTCGAGCAGGCTGCGACAGGCGAGGCGCTGAGCCCACGTCAATCCTGGCTGGCGTTTTACGGCCTACACATCCTGGGCGGCGCGCGTGATGCTCGCGTCTTCGCGCCGCTCATCCGCATCCTGCACCTGCCCGAGGATACGCTGTACACGCTCCTGGGCGACGCGCTGACGGAGACGGTCAAGCACGTCGCCATCGGAGCATTCGACGGGCGCGCGCACTTGCTGTTCGACCTGATCGCCGATCGGAGCGCCAACGAATATGCACGTCGGGAGATGTTCGGCGTCTTGGCGTTCCTGGCGTTCGAAGGCCGCATCGAGATCGCCGAGGCCAAGCGCTTCATCCTGCGCTTCGACGAAGAGCGCCTGGCGCCGGAGGGCGACATGGCCTGGTGCGGCTGGGAGGAGGCGATCGCGCTGCTTGGGTTTCGCGATCTCGTGCCGCGCGTGGAGGCCGCCTGGCGCGACAGGCGGCCTCCCCAAGGTTTCTCGGAGCCGAAATATTTCCTCCGGGATCTCAAGCGGGCCGAAACCGCGTGGGGCAAGGTCGACCGGTTCGTGGACGGGCACAATCTCAGATACATCGAAGACATCGCGGAAGAACTGGCGTGGGTTTCCCATGCCGACGGCGGTACCGAGGATGCGTCCGGTCGCGATGCCGACGACTTCGGCGCTGTGGAGAATGGCGGCGAACCTTACGTCAATCCGCTGCGCGGAATCGGGCGCAACGATCCTTGTCCATGCGGCAGCGGCAAGAAGGCCAAGCGCTGCTGCCTGGGCGGGTGA
- a CDS encoding VOC family protein: MNLALLLIIVPDLARAKDFYGATLGFALKSETSERLIFAQGGADLVIFRGTTGAPPAIHGQAASTTFVFAVPSLAAAMRDLTSKGVPFLHETPARNEFGRYAAFRDPFGNVLELLERG; encoded by the coding sequence ATGAATCTCGCCCTCCTCCTCATCATCGTGCCCGACCTCGCCCGCGCAAAAGACTTCTACGGCGCGACGCTCGGCTTCGCGCTGAAGAGCGAGACGTCCGAGCGCCTCATCTTCGCGCAGGGCGGCGCCGACCTGGTGATCTTCCGGGGCACGACCGGCGCGCCGCCCGCCATACATGGGCAAGCCGCATCGACCACCTTCGTCTTCGCCGTCCCGTCGCTCGCCGCCGCGATGCGGGACCTGACGTCCAAAGGCGTCCCTTTCCTTCACGAGACCCCGGCACGGAACGAGTTCGGCCGCTACGCCGCCTTTCGCGATCCCTTCGGCAACGTGCTGGAGCTGCTCGAGCGCGGCTGA
- a CDS encoding peroxiredoxin, translated as MTRFAAVCLAAALLGASPALATLKPGDKAPDFTAPAALGGGEFTFSLRDALKSGPVVVYFYPKAFTKGCSLEAHAFAESIDKFKALGARVIGISHDDMTTLRDFSAKDCAAKFPVASDADQHIMKAYDSILDKNPQFASRTSYVIAPDGHVIYEFTDMDYSKHVENTLAALANWKAGKK; from the coding sequence ATGACTCGCTTTGCCGCCGTTTGCCTTGCCGCCGCGCTGCTCGGCGCAAGCCCTGCGCTCGCCACCCTGAAGCCGGGCGACAAGGCGCCCGACTTCACCGCGCCGGCCGCGCTGGGCGGCGGGGAGTTCACCTTCTCGCTCCGCGATGCGCTGAAGAGCGGGCCGGTGGTGGTCTATTTCTATCCCAAGGCCTTCACCAAGGGCTGCTCGCTGGAGGCGCATGCCTTCGCCGAGTCGATCGACAAGTTCAAGGCGCTGGGCGCGCGGGTGATCGGCATCAGCCATGACGACATGACGACGCTGCGGGATTTCTCGGCCAAGGACTGCGCGGCCAAATTCCCCGTCGCCTCGGACGCCGACCAGCACATCATGAAGGCGTATGACTCGATCCTGGACAAGAACCCGCAATTCGCCAGCCGCACCTCTTACGTGATCGCGCCGGACGGGCATGTGATCTACGAATTCACCGACATGGATTATTCCAAGCACGTCGAGAACACGCTGGCCGCGCTGGCGAACTGGAAGGCAGGGAAGAAGTAG
- a CDS encoding VOC family protein, with translation MPVETLEHYTIRCADLERTRDFYRDVLGLAVGDRPAFPFKGYWLYLGGVPIVHLVDAGESAGRDGPRQAGDTAALDHIAFRSRDIEATRATLQSRGLRFRETGVPGGRLRQIFVNDPDGILIELNFRT, from the coding sequence ATGCCCGTCGAAACGCTCGAGCACTACACGATCCGCTGCGCCGATCTGGAGCGCACCCGCGACTTCTATCGCGATGTCCTCGGCCTCGCCGTCGGCGACCGTCCGGCCTTTCCGTTCAAGGGCTACTGGCTCTATCTCGGCGGCGTGCCGATCGTGCATCTGGTCGATGCGGGGGAGAGCGCCGGCCGCGACGGCCCGCGCCAGGCCGGCGATACGGCGGCGCTCGATCACATAGCCTTCCGCAGCCGCGACATCGAGGCCACGCGCGCAACCCTGCAGTCCCGCGGTCTGCGCTTCCGCGAGACCGGTGTCCCCGGCGGTCGGCTGCGCCAAATCTTCGTGAACGATCCCGACGGCATCCTGATCGAACTCAATTTCCGGACCTGA
- a CDS encoding aldehyde dehydrogenase family protein — MQERLQFYIDGKWVDPVTPKTIDVINPATEEAFARISLGSKADVDKAVAAARKAFETFSRTTKEERIALLQKVMAVYQSKYEEIAKAISEEMGAPMWLSKAAQAATGLGHLAETVKILSTYQFEETRGTTAIVKEPVGVCGLITPWNWPINQIVCKVAPALAAGCTVVLKPSEVAPMNAMLFADVLHEAGVPPGVFNLVNGDGPTVGEALSSHPGIDMMSFTGSTRAGIAVAKAAAETVKRVAQELGGKSANIILDDADLTKAVSGGVLQMMTNSGQSCNAPSRMFVPKAKNDQAIAIAKATAEKVKVAPPDSAESTPGTIGPVVSEVQFNKIQALIKKGIDEGATLVAGGLGRPEGLNRGYYVRPTVFANVTNDMTIAREEIFGPVLTMLTYDTEENAIAMANDTVYGLSGYVQSGDIDHARKVASRIRSGNVHINGAGADFGAPFGGYKQSGNGREWGDHGFEEFLETKAVLGYTPKAA, encoded by the coding sequence ATGCAGGAACGTCTTCAATTCTACATCGACGGCAAATGGGTCGATCCCGTCACGCCGAAGACCATCGACGTCATCAACCCCGCCACCGAAGAAGCCTTCGCCCGCATCTCGCTGGGCTCCAAGGCCGATGTCGACAAGGCCGTCGCCGCCGCCCGCAAGGCGTTCGAGACCTTCTCGCGCACCACCAAGGAAGAGCGCATCGCGCTGCTCCAGAAGGTGATGGCCGTCTATCAGTCCAAATATGAAGAGATCGCCAAGGCGATCTCCGAGGAGATGGGCGCGCCGATGTGGCTGTCCAAGGCGGCCCAGGCCGCCACGGGCCTCGGCCATCTCGCCGAGACCGTGAAGATCCTCTCGACCTACCAGTTCGAAGAAACCCGTGGCACGACGGCGATCGTCAAGGAGCCGGTCGGCGTCTGCGGCCTCATCACGCCGTGGAACTGGCCGATCAACCAGATCGTCTGCAAGGTCGCGCCGGCGCTCGCCGCCGGCTGCACCGTGGTGCTCAAGCCCTCGGAAGTCGCGCCGATGAACGCGATGCTCTTCGCCGACGTGCTGCACGAGGCGGGCGTCCCGCCGGGCGTCTTCAACCTCGTCAACGGCGACGGCCCGACGGTGGGCGAGGCGCTCTCCTCGCATCCGGGCATCGACATGATGTCCTTCACCGGCTCGACCCGCGCCGGCATCGCGGTGGCCAAGGCCGCCGCCGAGACCGTCAAGCGCGTCGCGCAGGAGCTGGGCGGCAAGTCGGCCAACATCATCCTCGACGATGCCGACCTCACCAAGGCGGTGTCGGGCGGCGTGCTGCAGATGATGACCAATTCCGGCCAGTCCTGTAACGCGCCCTCGCGCATGTTCGTGCCCAAGGCCAAGAACGACCAGGCCATCGCGATCGCCAAGGCGACCGCCGAGAAGGTCAAGGTCGCGCCGCCGGACTCCGCCGAGTCCACGCCCGGCACGATCGGCCCCGTCGTGTCGGAAGTGCAGTTCAACAAGATCCAGGCCCTCATCAAGAAGGGCATCGACGAAGGCGCCACGCTGGTCGCCGGCGGCCTCGGCCGTCCCGAAGGCCTCAACCGCGGCTACTATGTCCGTCCCACGGTCTTCGCGAACGTCACCAACGACATGACCATCGCGCGCGAGGAGATCTTCGGGCCGGTGCTGACCATGCTGACCTATGACACGGAAGAGAACGCCATCGCGATGGCGAACGACACCGTGTATGGCCTGTCGGGCTATGTGCAGTCGGGCGACATCGACCACGCCCGCAAGGTCGCCTCGCGCATCCGCTCGGGCAATGTGCACATCAACGGCGCCGGCGCCGATTTCGGCGCGCCGTTCGGCGGCTACAAGCAGTCCGGCAACGGCCGCGAATGGGGCGACCACGGCTTCGAGGAATTCCTCGAGACCAAGGCCGTCCTCGGCTACACGCCAAAGGCCGCTTAA